One Dictyoglomus turgidum DSM 6724 DNA window includes the following coding sequences:
- a CDS encoding lipid-A-disaccharide synthase-related protein produces the protein MKRILFISNGYGEDYVAVNVAKEILNMEPSISIEGLPIVGEGNLYINSQIPIIGPHKFTPSGGFLSSIRTLVKDVREGLIKLHYKQLKSLKEWLKEDGIIIAVGDIVPLALAVFSKKPFFFISIQKSVYYVINNNYENIEKKEAIKIAKKAYLLEYYFMKNNRLLKVFPRDKLSYDILKLSHINAEYLGNPMMDGLEPTGRLNLDKFENYLKVLLLPGSRIPEAYNNFNIILNGIFSLVHSDIKERFLFLTALAKSINMSEVSKILDEKNFTHIDSSEDYMLYNYKNHFLLLTNLFNDCIHQAQIGICMAGTATEQFVGLGKPVIVIPGKGPQYTKKFAYAQKRLLGPSLFIAENPKTLPNVFKKIYKNEKILKEVHENGKRRMGEKGASQKIAESIIKTIKGG, from the coding sequence ATGAAAAGGATATTATTTATAAGTAATGGATATGGAGAAGACTATGTAGCAGTTAATGTAGCTAAAGAAATTCTAAATATGGAACCTTCTATAAGCATAGAAGGGCTCCCTATAGTTGGGGAGGGGAATTTATACATAAACAGCCAAATCCCCATAATAGGTCCCCATAAATTCACCCCATCGGGAGGTTTTTTAAGTAGCATAAGAACCCTCGTTAAAGATGTAAGAGAGGGATTAATAAAACTTCATTATAAGCAATTAAAAAGCTTGAAAGAATGGTTAAAAGAGGATGGAATAATTATAGCGGTTGGAGATATTGTCCCTCTCGCTTTGGCAGTTTTTTCTAAAAAACCTTTCTTTTTTATAAGTATTCAAAAATCTGTCTACTATGTAATAAATAATAACTACGAAAACATAGAGAAAAAAGAAGCAATAAAGATAGCAAAAAAAGCCTACCTCTTGGAGTATTATTTCATGAAAAATAATAGACTTTTAAAAGTATTTCCTCGTGATAAATTGTCCTACGATATACTAAAGTTATCCCACATAAACGCTGAATATTTAGGAAATCCCATGATGGATGGGTTAGAGCCTACAGGTAGATTAAATCTTGATAAATTTGAGAATTACCTTAAAGTCCTTCTTCTTCCAGGTTCAAGAATTCCAGAAGCCTACAATAACTTTAATATAATCCTTAATGGAATTTTTTCTCTTGTTCACTCAGATATTAAAGAAAGATTTCTCTTTCTTACCGCTTTAGCAAAAAGCATAAATATGTCAGAGGTTAGCAAAATCCTTGATGAGAAAAATTTCACTCATATAGATTCCTCCGAAGATTATATGCTATATAACTATAAAAATCATTTTCTTCTCCTTACAAATTTATTTAACGACTGCATACATCAAGCCCAAATAGGAATTTGTATGGCAGGAACTGCTACAGAACAATTTGTAGGGTTAGGAAAACCCGTCATTGTCATACCTGGAAAAGGTCCTCAGTATACTAAAAAATTTGCTTATGCCCAAAAAAGACTTTTAGGACCTTCCCTTTTTATTGCAGAAAATCCTAAAACCCTTCCCAATGTCTTTAAAAAAATATATAAAAATGAGAAAATTCTTAAAGAGGTGCATGAAAATGGAAAAAGAAGAATGGGAGAAAAAGGAGCTTCCCAAAAGATTGCAGAAAGTATAATTAAAACTATAAAAGGGGGATAA
- a CDS encoding glycosyl hydrolase, with translation MEEVKKCFKNPGKEYRAIPFWSWNDKLISSKLISQAKDFKEKGIGGFFMHSRVGLETEYMGEEWLKCVEDVVKASKEIDIDPWLYDEDRWPSGFAGGKVAKIIGDEGRAKVLAMKILKGPHELKGDELAIYKSQIDGEKIKYLQRIENKVELLEKEVLIALYRLIAPKTEWYNGDSPPDNLNPKSVNAFIKSTHEVYYKRLKEEFGRTVKGIFTDEPNIYPYLWGGEFDVEYVLPYTDIFPQFFKERRGYDFFEIAPYVFLNGEKSIKARYDFWRTISELFVESYTKQISNWCKEHNILFTGHLLEENIFPHAILCSGSIMPHYEYLDIPGIDILTEVKYEFLTVKQASSVANQLGKNRVISETYGCTGWEFTFEGQKHVGDWQYALGVNLRCQHLFLYSLRGCRKRDYPPSFNHNPSWEYQNLIEDYFARLSYILTLGKPIREILLIHPIESSWCEFNGRDKSIPQERGEEFQNIISALLGIHYDFDLGDETIIEKYGKVDKEKKEFVIGEARYKLVILPQMLTLRKSTLFLLLEFLESGGKVILLEPLPEYIEGEESKDLERLLNHKNTVILKGRKALTENIENILLRRISIRDVVGQEAEQFLYMERVFNGKKIFFIVNNDRERGYEIDLYLHGEGRIEEWDLFTGEIKNVFSMPTEGYQHLRVKFAPADSKLYVMYPGEIGKFEKPKRIQKVLYMEPVFEIERLDPNVLTLDTCQYKIEENWSREVPIWIAQREIRKYLGMINIDHNHGIQRWKWVNTPHSKDNTKIELKLKFQVKKVPKKEILLLTENFDEIEKIFVNEIEIDKIDRGWYLDENFRKIPLKNIKEGENVIHIILTYKNSTELEDFYLLGDFAVNPKREIIEEDKSLSLGDWTLQGYPHYAGRMLYRQNINVEKQEKEEIFLSIDDFSATLIKVVINNKECGLIPWKSYKLEITDFLNNGENKIELILYGSLRNMLGPLHHRAQKIPFVSAQSFRVEKEEYTSQYVFYPYGLFSPVKLEVMY, from the coding sequence ATGGAAGAGGTAAAAAAATGTTTCAAAAATCCTGGAAAAGAGTATCGTGCTATACCATTCTGGTCTTGGAATGATAAATTAATCTCCTCTAAGCTTATCTCTCAAGCAAAAGATTTTAAAGAAAAGGGAATTGGTGGATTCTTCATGCATTCAAGAGTGGGACTTGAAACCGAATATATGGGGGAGGAATGGTTAAAATGTGTAGAGGATGTGGTAAAAGCATCAAAGGAAATAGATATTGATCCCTGGCTATATGATGAAGATCGTTGGCCCTCAGGTTTTGCAGGAGGAAAGGTAGCAAAAATAATAGGAGACGAAGGAAGAGCAAAAGTTTTAGCAATGAAGATTTTGAAAGGTCCACATGAGTTAAAAGGAGATGAACTCGCCATATATAAATCCCAAATAGATGGAGAAAAAATAAAATATCTCCAAAGAATAGAAAATAAAGTAGAACTTTTAGAAAAAGAAGTCTTAATTGCCTTATATAGACTTATTGCTCCTAAAACTGAGTGGTATAATGGAGATTCCCCACCAGACAATTTAAACCCTAAAAGTGTAAATGCTTTCATAAAATCCACCCATGAGGTATATTATAAGAGATTAAAGGAAGAATTTGGAAGAACTGTAAAAGGCATATTTACTGATGAACCCAACATTTATCCTTATCTCTGGGGCGGTGAATTTGATGTTGAATACGTTTTACCATATACTGACATATTTCCACAATTTTTTAAGGAAAGAAGAGGCTATGACTTTTTTGAAATAGCACCTTATGTATTTCTTAACGGGGAAAAATCAATAAAAGCAAGATATGACTTTTGGAGAACCATATCAGAGCTTTTTGTAGAAAGCTATACGAAGCAAATTTCCAATTGGTGTAAAGAGCATAATATCCTTTTTACAGGACACCTCTTAGAAGAAAACATCTTTCCCCATGCTATACTCTGCTCAGGCTCCATAATGCCTCACTATGAATATTTAGATATTCCAGGAATTGATATATTAACCGAGGTAAAGTATGAATTCTTAACAGTAAAACAGGCATCAAGTGTAGCAAATCAATTAGGGAAAAACAGAGTAATATCGGAAACCTACGGGTGTACAGGTTGGGAATTTACCTTTGAAGGGCAAAAACATGTAGGAGATTGGCAATATGCCCTTGGAGTAAATTTAAGATGCCAACATCTATTTTTATATTCATTAAGAGGTTGCAGAAAAAGAGATTACCCTCCATCCTTTAACCACAATCCATCTTGGGAATACCAGAATCTTATAGAGGACTATTTTGCAAGACTCTCTTATATACTAACCTTAGGAAAACCTATAAGAGAAATACTTCTTATTCATCCTATTGAAAGTAGTTGGTGTGAATTTAATGGAAGAGATAAAAGCATTCCTCAAGAAAGAGGAGAGGAGTTCCAAAATATTATCTCAGCTCTTTTAGGAATACATTATGATTTTGATTTAGGAGATGAAACGATTATAGAAAAATATGGGAAAGTGGATAAAGAAAAAAAGGAATTTGTAATTGGAGAAGCAAGATACAAATTGGTTATTTTGCCTCAAATGCTAACCTTAAGAAAATCAACCCTTTTTCTTCTTTTAGAATTTTTAGAAAGTGGCGGGAAGGTAATTTTGTTAGAGCCACTGCCTGAATATATAGAAGGAGAAGAAAGTAAAGATTTGGAAAGATTACTAAACCACAAAAATACTGTAATCTTAAAAGGAAGAAAAGCCCTCACAGAAAATATAGAAAATATTCTACTAAGAAGGATTTCTATAAGAGATGTGGTAGGTCAGGAAGCAGAGCAGTTTTTGTATATGGAGAGAGTTTTCAATGGCAAAAAGATATTTTTCATTGTAAACAATGATAGAGAGAGAGGATATGAAATAGATCTTTATCTTCACGGGGAGGGAAGAATTGAAGAATGGGATCTTTTCACAGGAGAAATAAAAAATGTATTCTCTATGCCTACTGAAGGATACCAACACCTAAGAGTAAAATTTGCACCTGCAGATTCCAAGCTTTATGTAATGTATCCGGGAGAAATAGGAAAATTTGAAAAACCTAAAAGAATTCAAAAAGTCCTTTATATGGAACCTGTATTTGAAATAGAGAGGTTAGATCCCAATGTTCTTACCTTGGATACTTGTCAATATAAGATAGAAGAAAATTGGTCAAGAGAAGTTCCTATATGGATAGCCCAAAGAGAGATAAGAAAGTACTTGGGCATGATAAATATTGATCACAATCATGGAATCCAAAGATGGAAATGGGTAAATACTCCTCATTCAAAGGACAACACAAAGATAGAGTTAAAATTAAAATTCCAAGTTAAGAAAGTTCCTAAAAAAGAAATACTTCTTCTTACCGAAAACTTTGATGAGATAGAAAAAATCTTTGTAAATGAAATTGAAATAGATAAAATTGATAGAGGGTGGTATTTAGATGAAAATTTCCGAAAAATACCACTTAAAAATATAAAAGAAGGAGAAAATGTTATACACATTATTCTCACATACAAAAACAGCACCGAGCTTGAAGACTTTTACTTATTAGGTGATTTTGCTGTAAATCCTAAGAGAGAAATTATTGAGGAGGATAAAAGCTTATCCTTAGGAGATTGGACACTCCAAGGATATCCACATTATGCTGGAAGAATGCTCTATAGACAAAATATAAATGTAGAAAAGCAAGAAAAAGAAGAAATATTCTTATCCATAGACGATTTTTCAGCCACATTAATAAAAGTAGTAATAAATAATAAAGAATGTGGTCTTATACCCTGGAAATCTTATAAACTCGAAATAACTGATTTTTTAAACAATGGCGAAAACAAAATAGAATTAATTCTTTACGGTAGTTTAAGAAACATGCTTGGCCCATTACACCATAGAGCTCAAAAAATTCCCTTTGTAAGTGCTCAGAGCTTTAGAGTTGAAAAAGAAGAGTATACTTCCCAATATGTATTTTATCCTTATGGATTATTCTCACCAGTAAAATTGGAGGTGATGTATTAA
- a CDS encoding DUF4272 domain-containing protein — translation MEEEDILLNPPDEKTVINRAISVAVFFLRAQAEAIYSSSKDEEILKIEKNFFDEVEDWMEDENIINILSTREKLLLGKEIGKWEEMEIFLSLSYLEDLGILLWALSFIDKIPPYEEGFKLNDVIDLIPVLKSREEFENRAKLRNYKELMKEREIAELWYFRWKLGRMMKENYKLEEGKSYDEAIKILTEKALSLGAIKEILENDFPIKGRPFSHLEKEDYIYISNIIIERYLTLNWLCGYYKSWDERKEF, via the coding sequence ATGGAAGAGGAAGATATTTTATTAAATCCACCCGACGAGAAAACGGTAATAAATAGAGCTATCTCTGTGGCTGTGTTCTTTTTGAGGGCACAAGCAGAGGCTATTTATTCCTCCTCAAAAGATGAAGAGATCCTGAAAATTGAGAAAAACTTTTTTGATGAAGTTGAAGATTGGATGGAAGATGAAAATATAATAAACATTTTAAGCACAAGAGAAAAATTACTCCTTGGTAAAGAGATTGGGAAATGGGAAGAGATGGAGATTTTTCTTTCTTTAAGCTATTTGGAAGATTTGGGTATACTTCTATGGGCTCTTTCTTTTATTGATAAAATACCTCCTTACGAGGAAGGTTTTAAATTAAATGATGTTATTGATTTAATTCCTGTTTTGAAGAGTAGAGAAGAATTTGAGAATAGGGCAAAATTAAGAAATTATAAGGAACTTATGAAAGAAAGAGAGATTGCAGAACTTTGGTATTTTAGATGGAAATTGGGAAGAATGATGAAGGAAAATTATAAATTAGAAGAAGGGAAGTCCTATGATGAAGCTATTAAAATTTTGACTGAGAAGGCTCTAAGCTTAGGGGCAATAAAAGAAATTTTAGAAAATGATTTTCCTATAAAAGGAAGACCTTTTTCTCACTTGGAAAAAGAAGACTACATTTATATTTCAAATATAATCATAGAGAGATATTTAACCCTTAATTGGCTTTGTGGTTATTATAAAAGTTGGGACGAAAGAAAGGAGTTTTAA
- a CDS encoding iron-containing alcohol dehydrogenase, with protein sequence MANILEIPKKVIYGRGSISVIGSELKKIGNKFLFLTGKSSLKKSGHLDKIVEEVKKYDLEVIVITGIPSEPNVDVVYQICDKITGNNFDGIVGIGGGSVMDMAKIIAFRLKTKLNPIDAKGKEVEDALPIIAIPTTSGTGSEATKFAVITDDVVKDKFIIMGSALIPTLTIIDPELTFTMPPLVAASTGIDAFSHAIESYLSRNSTPIVEYFSKSAIVDIYNFLPEAVLNQLESAKERMAYAAFWAGVAINNTKTTLVHAMSRPLGGIYKIPHGIANGILLPAYLRFNAPFISDEKYKFLKNTLGGDPPEKVEELLKKLNLPTKISQVVREKIDLDLLVKRTLEAKFNVENNIRPVKEEDVYNLFYEVM encoded by the coding sequence ATGGCAAATATCTTAGAAATTCCCAAAAAGGTTATATATGGCAGGGGGAGCATATCAGTTATAGGAAGTGAACTCAAAAAAATTGGAAACAAATTTTTATTTCTCACCGGCAAGTCTTCACTTAAAAAAAGTGGACACTTAGATAAAATTGTGGAAGAGGTTAAAAAATATGATCTTGAAGTAATAGTAATAACTGGCATACCTTCTGAGCCCAATGTAGATGTAGTTTATCAGATTTGTGACAAAATTACAGGAAATAATTTTGATGGAATTGTGGGCATTGGGGGAGGAAGTGTAATGGATATGGCAAAAATTATTGCTTTTCGTCTAAAGACTAAGTTAAATCCTATAGATGCTAAAGGTAAAGAAGTAGAAGATGCCCTCCCTATAATTGCTATCCCAACTACTTCGGGTACTGGCAGTGAAGCCACAAAATTTGCGGTAATAACCGATGATGTAGTAAAGGATAAATTCATAATTATGGGAAGCGCTTTAATACCAACCCTTACCATAATTGACCCAGAATTAACCTTTACCATGCCTCCCCTTGTAGCAGCATCAACAGGAATAGATGCTTTTTCACATGCCATAGAATCCTATTTATCAAGAAACTCAACCCCAATAGTAGAATATTTTTCAAAGTCTGCCATAGTAGATATATATAACTTCTTACCAGAGGCAGTGTTAAACCAATTAGAAAGTGCAAAAGAAAGAATGGCTTACGCAGCTTTTTGGGCAGGTGTGGCTATAAACAATACAAAAACCACTTTAGTACATGCTATGTCCAGGCCCTTAGGAGGAATCTATAAGATTCCCCATGGTATAGCAAATGGAATCTTACTTCCAGCCTATTTAAGATTCAATGCTCCTTTTATCTCCGATGAAAAATATAAATTCTTAAAAAACACCTTAGGAGGAGATCCTCCAGAAAAAGTAGAAGAGTTACTTAAAAAATTAAATCTTCCCACTAAAATTTCTCAGGTAGTCAGAGAAAAAATAGATCTTGATCTTTTAGTAAAAAGAACTTTGGAAGCTAAATTCAATGTGGAAAACAATATAAGACCCGTAAAAGAAGAGGATGTATACAATCTATTTTATGAAGTAATGTAA
- a CDS encoding cytidylate kinase family protein, with amino-acid sequence MSKIKLITVSRDFGIDIDHIIERISSKVNGEIIDKQKILNYLKEININVEEFIKKEKELIYGKKDKEFIEDYKKYIKEGVKLIIEEKDSILFLLGRGGQFIFRDEDYAFHLNIFAPLNFRIKYLTQKYLLPEEKALEIIKEKDFEREAFYSIMFGTDWKNPYLYNLVIDRSVFTPEEIEDMILKIIEKKEISKIQLEQIPLPTKPNFANKSEEEFAKILSFYQIRWEYEPRTFPLEWDSEGNIVESFTPDFYLPDFDLYIELTLQKPRVMSEKLKKIKKLKELYPNIKIKLFYGKEYEKLLAKFGVMGIR; translated from the coding sequence ATGAGTAAGATAAAGCTTATTACTGTCTCAAGAGATTTTGGAATTGACATTGACCATATAATAGAAAGGATATCAAGTAAAGTAAATGGAGAAATTATTGATAAGCAGAAGATTTTGAATTATCTAAAAGAGATAAATATAAATGTAGAAGAATTCATTAAAAAAGAAAAAGAATTAATATATGGAAAAAAAGATAAAGAATTCATAGAAGACTACAAAAAATACATAAAAGAAGGAGTAAAACTAATAATTGAAGAAAAAGATTCTATTTTATTCCTATTAGGAAGGGGAGGACAATTTATATTTAGAGATGAAGATTATGCTTTTCATTTAAATATTTTTGCACCATTAAATTTTAGAATAAAGTACTTAACTCAAAAATATCTCCTTCCTGAAGAAAAAGCCCTGGAGATAATAAAAGAAAAAGATTTTGAGAGAGAAGCTTTTTACAGTATAATGTTCGGTACAGATTGGAAAAATCCATATCTGTACAATTTAGTTATTGACCGCTCAGTTTTTACCCCTGAAGAAATCGAAGACATGATCTTAAAGATCATTGAGAAAAAAGAAATTTCAAAAATTCAACTCGAACAAATACCTCTTCCCACAAAACCTAATTTTGCCAACAAAAGCGAAGAAGAATTTGCAAAAATTTTATCTTTCTATCAAATAAGATGGGAATATGAACCAAGAACCTTTCCCTTAGAATGGGATAGTGAAGGAAATATTGTTGAATCTTTTACTCCCGATTTTTACCTTCCTGATTTTGATCTTTATATTGAGCTAACTTTACAAAAGCCAAGGGTTATGAGTGAAAAACTTAAAAAAATTAAAAAACTAAAAGAGCTATATCCTAATATTAAAATAAAACTTTTCTATGGAAAAGAATATGAAAAACTACTTGCTAAATTTGGTGTTATGGGAATAAGATAA
- the hpt gene encoding hypoxanthine phosphoribosyltransferase — protein MEKIGKILFTKEEIEKRIKELGEEISKDYIYKDLVLACVLKGAVYFTVDLTRNLSVPFVLDFISILSYGSSRESQGIVRIIKDLDVNIYNKDVLIIEDIVDTGLTLSYLIRNLQAKNPSSIKVCTLLDCPGRRIIDIDVDYKGFEIPNYYVIGYGLDYKEKYRNLPYIAILEEF, from the coding sequence ATGGAAAAGATTGGTAAAATCTTATTTACAAAAGAAGAAATAGAAAAGAGGATAAAAGAATTAGGAGAAGAAATAAGCAAAGATTATATATACAAAGATTTAGTCCTTGCTTGTGTTCTAAAAGGAGCAGTATATTTTACAGTGGATCTTACAAGAAATCTAAGTGTACCTTTTGTATTAGACTTTATCTCTATCTTAAGTTATGGATCTTCAAGGGAGAGTCAAGGCATTGTCAGGATAATAAAAGATCTTGATGTGAATATATATAATAAAGATGTTTTAATAATTGAGGATATTGTGGACACAGGGTTAACTCTATCTTATTTAATAAGAAACCTTCAAGCCAAAAATCCATCCTCCATAAAAGTCTGTACTCTGCTTGACTGCCCCGGAAGAAGAATAATAGATATAGATGTAGATTATAAGGGATTTGAAATACCAAATTATTACGTCATAGGATATGGCCTTGATTACAAAGAAAAATATAGAAATCTACCTTATATTGCAATTCTTGAAGAGTTTTAG
- a CDS encoding PadR family transcriptional regulator produces MKKCRTRITGLSPTFWLRAWIVISLSERELHGYELISSLSEIFPNLLSPGIGGMGRGYRILKDLEEEGIIVSRWDLEGTGPAKKVYRLTSEGERLREDIIKHIEEMQDYINKFLELSSKKF; encoded by the coding sequence GTGAAAAAGTGCAGGACAAGAATTACAGGACTTTCACCCACGTTCTGGTTAAGGGCATGGATAGTAATCTCTCTTTCTGAGAGAGAGCTTCATGGATATGAACTTATTTCTTCTTTAAGTGAGATTTTTCCAAATCTTCTTTCTCCAGGGATAGGTGGTATGGGAAGAGGATATAGAATTTTGAAGGATCTTGAAGAGGAAGGAATTATTGTGAGTAGATGGGATTTGGAAGGTACGGGTCCTGCCAAGAAAGTGTATAGACTTACTTCGGAAGGTGAGAGATTAAGGGAGGACATTATAAAGCATATTGAAGAGATGCAGGATTATATTAATAAGTTTCTTGAATTAAGTTCAAAGAAATTCTAA
- a CDS encoding glycoside hydrolase family 31 protein — protein sequence MMERTKPWSKIVSWEKKGKSLLLIGSEDLKIEVINEKIIRFHFSKNKAWRHNYSFAIEKDLPKIDFTVEEKEENIILSTEILKVVINKNIPNIKIYTKEDELIHSDYKNYGYAKYKDKVFSFKNFEKEEAFLGLGEKMGGLNKKGKKYINWNTDDPHHYPHTDPLYQSHPFFLAWNSEFSYGIFFDNTFRTYFNLGEESSKYYYFYADNGELDYYFIYGPTPKEVIENYTLLTGRYYMPPLFALGYQQSKWGYKNKEMLMDIARKFREKDIPCDVLYMDIDHMDGFRVFTFDEERFPNIKNMIEDLNNMGFKIVPIVDPGVKKDINYEIYREGVEKDFFCRRSTGEIYVGYVWPGECAFPDFTKKEVRDWWGEKQKRLTEAGVSGIWNDMNEPSSFSHPMDIFSRSWERHNTFWGIFSDHNDEIFYDKTFPKDVVHGEKGEFTHDEIHNVYGLLMAKASYEGWRRGNPNVRPLIITRAGFSGVQKYSAVWTGDNKSWWEHLYISIPMLQNLGISGVPFIGADVGGFGLDSSPELFVRWIELGIFYPFFRNHSELNTRSQEPWAFSKEVEEISKEYIKLRYRLIPYFYSLFWEAKEKGIPLIRSLILEFPNDKEAIHNYDEFLLGPFILVAPIYQEGVRARVVYLPEGLWYDFWEGKIYKGPDYISIKAPLDKIPIFIREGSIIPLWEPQNYIGEKKQETLEILIYPGKGEFTYYEDDGISWDYEKGIYNLIKFKIDERSFEIKYIHKEYNSDRKWFKVRYLDKEFVIEDKDHIKIKL from the coding sequence ATGATGGAGAGAACAAAGCCGTGGTCAAAGATAGTTTCATGGGAAAAGAAGGGAAAAAGTTTGTTATTAATAGGTAGTGAAGATCTAAAGATAGAGGTTATTAATGAAAAGATCATAAGATTTCACTTTTCCAAAAATAAAGCTTGGAGGCATAACTACTCCTTTGCCATAGAGAAAGATCTTCCTAAAATTGATTTTACAGTAGAGGAAAAAGAAGAAAATATAATACTAAGCACAGAAATTCTTAAGGTAGTTATAAATAAAAATATTCCCAATATAAAGATCTATACAAAAGAGGATGAGCTTATTCATTCAGATTATAAAAACTATGGATATGCAAAGTATAAAGATAAAGTATTTTCCTTTAAGAACTTTGAAAAAGAAGAGGCTTTTTTAGGACTTGGAGAAAAGATGGGAGGACTTAATAAAAAAGGGAAAAAATACATCAATTGGAATACTGATGATCCTCATCATTATCCTCATACTGATCCTCTTTATCAATCTCATCCCTTCTTTCTTGCCTGGAATAGTGAGTTTTCTTATGGCATTTTCTTTGATAATACTTTTAGGACTTACTTTAATTTAGGGGAAGAAAGCTCAAAATATTACTATTTTTATGCCGACAATGGAGAACTTGATTACTATTTTATTTATGGTCCTACTCCTAAGGAGGTAATTGAGAATTATACTCTCCTTACGGGAAGATATTACATGCCTCCTCTTTTTGCTCTTGGATATCAGCAGTCAAAATGGGGATATAAGAATAAGGAAATGCTTATGGATATTGCAAGAAAATTTAGAGAGAAAGATATTCCTTGTGATGTGCTTTATATGGATATTGATCACATGGATGGATTTAGGGTTTTTACCTTTGATGAGGAGAGATTTCCAAATATAAAGAATATGATAGAAGATTTGAATAATATGGGCTTTAAAATAGTACCTATTGTGGATCCAGGAGTTAAAAAAGATATTAATTATGAGATTTATAGAGAAGGGGTAGAAAAAGACTTTTTTTGCAGGAGGTCCACTGGAGAAATATATGTAGGATATGTTTGGCCTGGGGAATGTGCTTTTCCTGATTTTACAAAAAAGGAAGTTAGAGATTGGTGGGGGGAAAAGCAAAAGAGACTTACTGAGGCTGGGGTTTCTGGGATATGGAATGATATGAATGAGCCTTCTTCTTTCTCTCATCCTATGGATATTTTCTCAAGGTCTTGGGAGAGGCACAATACTTTTTGGGGAATTTTCTCTGATCATAATGATGAGATTTTTTATGACAAGACCTTTCCTAAGGATGTGGTGCATGGAGAAAAGGGAGAATTTACTCATGATGAAATCCACAATGTTTATGGACTTTTAATGGCAAAAGCAAGTTATGAAGGATGGAGAAGGGGAAATCCTAATGTAAGACCATTAATAATTACAAGGGCAGGTTTTTCAGGTGTGCAGAAATATTCGGCAGTATGGACAGGAGACAATAAAAGTTGGTGGGAGCATCTTTATATAAGTATCCCTATGCTTCAAAATCTGGGAATATCTGGTGTACCTTTTATTGGGGCAGATGTAGGAGGATTTGGTCTTGATTCTTCTCCAGAGCTTTTTGTAAGGTGGATAGAACTTGGTATTTTTTATCCCTTTTTTAGAAATCACTCCGAATTAAATACAAGATCACAAGAACCATGGGCGTTTTCAAAAGAAGTTGAGGAGATCTCAAAAGAGTATATTAAGCTGAGATATAGGCTTATCCCATATTTTTATTCTCTGTTTTGGGAGGCAAAGGAAAAAGGAATTCCCCTTATAAGGTCTTTAATTCTTGAATTTCCTAACGATAAAGAGGCTATTCATAACTATGACGAATTCTTATTGGGACCTTTTATTCTTGTGGCGCCCATTTATCAGGAAGGAGTAAGAGCAAGGGTGGTTTATCTTCCAGAGGGGTTGTGGTATGACTTCTGGGAGGGGAAAATATATAAAGGACCTGACTATATTTCAATAAAAGCTCCCCTTGATAAAATACCAATCTTTATTAGAGAAGGAAGTATAATTCCTCTTTGGGAACCTCAAAACTATATCGGTGAGAAGAAACAAGAAACTTTAGAAATTCTTATTTATCCTGGCAAGGGTGAATTCACATACTATGAGGATGATGGCATATCATGGGATTATGAAAAAGGAATCTATAACTTGATAAAATTTAAGATAGATGAAAGAAGTTTTGAGATAAAATATATTCACAAAGAATATAACTCAGATAGGAAATGGTTTAAAGTAAGATACCTTGATAAAGAATTCGTAATAGAGGATAAAGATCATATAAAGATAAAGCTTTAA